In Trifolium pratense cultivar HEN17-A07 linkage group LG7, ARS_RC_1.1, whole genome shotgun sequence, a genomic segment contains:
- the LOC123898645 gene encoding putative germin-like protein 2-1, with protein sequence MANLSFLLPILALSLSAVFVVDASTLQDFCVTNPIGQGNSVCKDPKLVEANDFFFSGLHIAGNTSNPAGSKVTPVFASQLPGLNTLGISLARVDIAPWGINPPHTHPRATEIFTVLEGTVEVGFITSNPENRHFWKVLQKGDVFVFPIGLIHYQRNIGYGHAVAIAALSSQNPGAITIGNAVFGATPDIASEVLLKAFQLDKNTVNYLQSKF encoded by the exons ATGGCTAATCTCTCATTCTTGCTGCCTATTTTAGCTCTTTCACTTTCAGCTGTCTTTGTTGTTGATGCTAGTACTCTACAAGATTTTTGTGTTACAAACCCAATAGGCCAAG GAAATTCAGTTTGCAAGGATCCTAAACTTGTTGAGGCAAATGACTTCTTTTTTAGTGGCCTTCACATAGCAGGCAACACTTCTAACCCTGCTGGATCTAAAGTAACTCCGGTCTTTGCATCTCAGCTACCAGGATTGAACACATTAGGGATCTCATTGGCTCGTGTCGATATAGCACCATGGGGCATTAACCCTCCCCATACGCATCCTCGTGCTACTGAAATATTCACTGTTCTAGAAGGCACCGTAGAAGTTGGATTCATCACTTCAAACCCAGAAAACCGCCACTTCTGGAAAGTCCTACAGAAAGGAGATGTCTTTGTGTTTCCTATAGGTCTTATTCACTATCAAAGAAATATCGGATATGGTCATGCTGTTGCCATTGCAGCTCTTAGTAGCCAGAATCCAGGAGCTATCACTATTGGCAATGCAGTGTTTGGGGCTACACCCGATATAGCTAGTGAAGTCCTCCTTAAGGCTTTTCAATTGGACAAGAATACCGTCAATTATTTGCAGTCAAAGTTTTAG